From a region of the Elusimicrobiota bacterium genome:
- a CDS encoding histidine kinase dimerization/phospho-acceptor domain-containing protein, producing the protein MERSNPGFENILIATLRMVRTSWKIPTCLFLLNDDGALRMRAGDGIPRVKQASIRFDGKKHPISTCIQEDKVIEKTGSPGDPLSRLLKIGSRKDQKYVLVPVSGESRVLGLLVLGPFKKGTEVLSRERELRSAGALCAVLSAHWRLYEWMSQFLPDINQKLRTPLTAVQGSIGVLLGGMCGHVGGEVREMLEMAQKGCERTVRTIESYLTQQTLPPKND; encoded by the coding sequence ATGGAACGATCAAACCCCGGCTTTGAAAATATCCTCATCGCGACCCTTCGGATGGTTCGCACGTCCTGGAAAATCCCGACCTGCCTATTCCTTTTGAATGACGACGGTGCTTTACGAATGCGGGCGGGAGATGGAATCCCTCGCGTCAAGCAAGCGTCGATCCGGTTCGACGGCAAGAAACATCCTATTTCCACCTGCATACAAGAAGACAAAGTGATTGAAAAGACCGGAAGCCCCGGTGACCCGTTAAGCCGTTTGCTGAAGATCGGGAGTCGCAAAGATCAAAAATATGTTCTGGTTCCTGTCTCCGGTGAATCGAGGGTCCTGGGACTGCTGGTCCTCGGTCCCTTTAAAAAAGGAACCGAAGTCCTTTCACGGGAAAGAGAGCTGCGCAGCGCTGGCGCTCTATGCGCCGTCCTCTCCGCCCATTGGCGGCTTTACGAATGGATGTCCCAATTCCTTCCAGACATCAACCAGAAACTGCGCACGCCATTGACGGCTGTTCAAGGCTCGATTGGGGTGCTTTTAGGCGGGATGTGCGGCCACGTGGGGGGTGAAGTACGCGAAATGCTGGAGATGGCTCAGAAAGGCTGCGAGCGAACGGTCCGTACGATTGAAAGTTATTTAACCCAACAGACTCTACCGCCGAAAAACGATTAA
- a CDS encoding response regulator, translating to MKVLVAEDDPDIQVILRMVLTRLGKCDVSITFQGDQVIPRVKEVQPDLILLDVMLPEMSGYDICKILKSDKTTRDIPVIFLTARSVPAEIQQALALGATGYLAKPFDPMTLIQQINTILAPLGISLGG from the coding sequence ATGAAAGTCCTCGTGGCAGAAGACGACCCCGATATTCAAGTCATTTTGCGCATGGTGTTAACGCGCCTGGGAAAGTGCGACGTTTCGATTACGTTCCAAGGCGACCAAGTCATCCCCCGGGTCAAAGAGGTCCAACCCGATCTCATTTTATTGGATGTCATGCTGCCCGAAATGAGCGGCTATGATATCTGCAAAATTTTAAAATCCGACAAAACGACCCGGGACATTCCGGTGATCTTTTTAACCGCGCGCTCGGTCCCGGCCGAAATTCAGCAGGCTCTGGCGCTGGGCGCCACGGGGTACCTAGCCAAGCCTTTTGATCCCATGACGCTGATCCAGCAGATCAATACGATTCTAGCCCCGTTGGGGATATCCCTGGGAGGATAA